A single window of Anaerocolumna chitinilytica DNA harbors:
- a CDS encoding SGNH/GDSL hydrolase family protein → MSFDFIHNSLRHGLFHKEPDGISCFLPGSAISVCFQGQEVTLSVDDMSKSGKSWLNIYIDNLPVRVMRIDPDNQIYQLADDLEDVPHTLTLQKRTEAGFGTIKFTDLTTENGTFLPPPSPKPHKLMIIGDSITCGYGNEAQIPCDCDASRENNALAYSALLGDFLNAETLIVGASGTGCYQNFGGSKEGRMTDYFMENICPDLDQKALDPFEPEVIVVNLGTNDWSAPIEPTDYTNRYRNLTDFIRSRYPAAELFCVIGPMNLGPSPYLEALVRTLQEEGDTHIHFMEFPLIKRPEEGMGGSGHPSIKKHHQMAVQLSEFIKQKCSNF, encoded by the coding sequence ATGTCATTTGATTTTATTCATAATAGTCTGCGCCATGGGCTCTTTCATAAAGAACCGGACGGAATCTCCTGTTTTCTTCCCGGCAGTGCTATCAGTGTATGCTTTCAGGGGCAGGAAGTCACTCTCTCCGTAGATGACATGAGCAAAAGTGGGAAAAGCTGGCTTAACATCTACATAGACAACCTTCCGGTACGGGTCATGCGAATCGATCCAGACAACCAGATATACCAGCTTGCCGATGATCTTGAGGATGTACCTCATACCCTTACGCTGCAAAAACGGACCGAAGCAGGCTTTGGAACCATCAAGTTTACAGATCTTACTACTGAGAACGGAACTTTTTTACCTCCTCCTTCCCCGAAACCTCATAAACTAATGATCATTGGTGACTCTATTACATGCGGTTACGGAAATGAAGCTCAGATTCCTTGCGACTGTGATGCATCCAGAGAAAATAACGCTCTGGCTTACAGCGCTTTGCTAGGGGATTTTTTAAATGCTGAAACCTTAATCGTAGGTGCCTCCGGAACAGGCTGTTATCAGAATTTTGGCGGTTCAAAAGAAGGCCGTATGACAGATTATTTTATGGAAAATATCTGTCCGGACCTAGACCAGAAAGCACTTGACCCCTTCGAGCCAGAGGTAATTGTCGTTAATCTCGGAACCAATGATTGGTCAGCACCTATTGAGCCCACTGACTATACTAACCGCTATCGTAATCTGACAGATTTTATCCGTAGCAGATATCCGGCTGCCGAGCTGTTCTGTGTCATCGGCCCAATGAACCTTGGTCCAAGCCCTTATCTAGAAGCACTGGTTAGAACTTTGCAGGAAGAGGGAGACACACATATTCATTTTATGGAGTTCCCTTTGATTAAACGGCCGGAAGAAGGCATGGGCGGCTCCGGGCACCCCTCAATAAAAAAGCATCATCAAATGGCTGTACAATTATCTGAGTTTATTAAGCAGAAATGCAGCAATTTTTGA
- a CDS encoding GntR family transcriptional regulator: MENELKYETVKHAILNQIHTGELHTGDKLPNEEDYMKLFNVSGITIRKALTELANEGYIVRIKRKGSFVNNPKITENQSHLIALILSAEDYYDSSYMKIIKGAQRMAAEFNYSLIVEWSNENLAIEQASIQKMLDRNVDGFLIYPFDPIKSIDNFKLIEQRNIPYVLVDRYNLNRPCYFAGCNNHDGAVLATRELIRLKHTKIKFAGYHFFLNSEQERYDGYCSAMRHAGLPVNDDNLLTSINYDSLAESILRHDITALFCSNDKLAVKVMKQLHERGIRIPQDVSIMGFDDWDNSRDLPVALSTVKQVFEEIGINAANLLINAILGKIQGGNTKVLSGVSLVMRDSTSENPYS, from the coding sequence TTGGAGAATGAGTTAAAATACGAAACCGTAAAACATGCTATCTTGAACCAAATACATACCGGTGAGCTTCATACCGGCGATAAATTGCCGAATGAAGAAGACTATATGAAGCTGTTTAATGTAAGCGGAATAACAATTCGAAAAGCTTTGACAGAGTTGGCAAACGAAGGATACATCGTCAGAATTAAAAGAAAAGGTTCCTTTGTAAATAATCCAAAAATAACAGAAAATCAAAGCCATTTAATAGCTTTGATTTTATCTGCGGAAGATTATTATGATTCCTCTTATATGAAAATCATTAAAGGTGCCCAGCGAATGGCGGCTGAATTCAATTACTCTTTAATTGTTGAATGGAGTAATGAAAATCTTGCAATCGAACAGGCATCTATCCAGAAAATGCTGGACCGGAATGTAGATGGCTTTTTGATTTATCCCTTCGATCCAATTAAGAGCATTGATAATTTTAAATTAATCGAACAACGAAATATCCCCTATGTACTGGTGGACCGCTATAATCTGAACCGCCCCTGCTATTTCGCAGGCTGTAACAATCATGATGGAGCCGTATTAGCTACCAGGGAGCTGATACGCTTAAAGCATACCAAAATCAAGTTCGCAGGCTATCATTTTTTTCTGAATTCGGAGCAAGAGCGATATGACGGTTATTGCAGTGCAATGCGTCATGCCGGCCTTCCTGTAAATGATGATAATTTGTTAACCAGTATTAATTACGATTCCCTGGCAGAGAGTATCCTTAGACATGACATTACAGCATTATTTTGCAGTAATGATAAATTAGCTGTCAAGGTAATGAAACAATTGCATGAGCGGGGTATAAGAATCCCCCAGGATGTTTCTATTATGGGCTTTGATGACTGGGATAATTCCCGTGATCTGCCTGTTGCCTTATCCACAGTAAAACAGGTCTTTGAAGAGATCGGTATTAATGCAGCCAACTTACTAATCAATGCCATCCTAGGCAAAATACAGGGCGGCAATACCAAAGTATTATCCGGTGTTTCTTTGGTTATGAGGGATTCAACCAGTGAAAATCCATATTCTTAA
- a CDS encoding carbohydrate ABC transporter permease, with product MSSQGARIEQAGYQKRYLHKRGRGKVIKNSIVLFLLISLSILFMFPFIWMLMTSLKSNKEMILPIFFPTEIHLENYVKAMTSMPFGRYTINTLIITSLNMLGTVLSSSLVAYSFARLRWKGRDIWFVVMLATMMLPGQVTQIPLFVLYKKLNWLNTYLPLIAGSFFGGGAFNIFLLRQFFKTLPTELAEAARIDGCSEIRIFSNIMMPLCKPAIATIAIFTFMGSWNDFFGPLIYLTDPKLYTIALGLRAFKGYSGVQWNLLMAASIVTALPTLVIFFSFQNYFVKGITLTGIKG from the coding sequence ATGAGTAGTCAAGGTGCTCGTATTGAACAAGCAGGTTATCAGAAAAGGTATTTACACAAAAGAGGGAGAGGGAAAGTAATTAAAAATTCTATCGTTTTATTTCTCCTGATTTCATTAAGCATTCTATTCATGTTTCCGTTTATATGGATGCTCATGACTTCACTAAAAAGCAATAAGGAAATGATTCTCCCGATATTTTTTCCCACCGAAATTCATCTTGAGAATTACGTAAAAGCGATGACATCGATGCCTTTTGGCAGATATACGATAAATACATTGATTATCACAAGCCTTAATATGCTTGGTACGGTGCTGTCCTCCTCTCTTGTGGCCTATTCTTTTGCTAGGCTTCGCTGGAAGGGAAGAGATATCTGGTTTGTCGTGATGTTAGCGACTATGATGCTGCCCGGTCAGGTAACACAGATACCGTTGTTTGTACTGTATAAGAAATTAAACTGGTTGAATACATATTTGCCGTTAATTGCGGGTTCTTTTTTCGGCGGCGGTGCTTTTAATATCTTTCTTTTAAGACAGTTCTTCAAGACTTTGCCTACGGAATTAGCGGAAGCTGCAAGAATTGATGGCTGCTCTGAGATTAGAATCTTCTCTAACATCATGATGCCGTTATGTAAGCCTGCTATTGCAACCATTGCAATATTTACTTTTATGGGCTCTTGGAATGATTTCTTTGGACCGTTGATATATCTGACAGACCCTAAGTTATATACCATTGCACTAGGACTTCGTGCCTTTAAGGGTTATTCGGGAGTACAATGGAATCTTTTAATGGCTGCCTCCATTGTAACCGCATTGCCTACCTTGGTGATATTTTTTAGTTTTCAGAATTACTTTGTCAAAGGTATTACCCTTACAGGTATTAAGGGATGA
- a CDS encoding ABC transporter substrate-binding protein gives MFGKFSKKILSMLLVVLLVGSLGACSKSTDTKAPATGNGTGTETAGEKPKEKVKITYWHIFPEGDVFKKVHDKLIKDFNASQDEVYVEDLGISFFDFLSKMDTAIPAGTGPDVGFMGLGDNNFRASSGVLANLKPYIDKEGFDMSQYYEYAVKDVTYDGGIYGMPMIWGTRMLVYNKQMFRDAGLDPENPPKTLEQLEEYADKLTKVDAKGNIKVMGFHPSLGNASFMDYLDGRGGSFFDDKDNPTITSQTVLDTLKWYVDMTNKYGVKQAQSLKSSSATTGIDPFLAGYVAMEVNVNDFYKKLSESDIDYGICSIPIPANGGVRAATGDGFDLEVFDHGDPAKVEAAWKFVSYMTNVENQQYWAVQNKWPVANQKAMETSEEIKADPNWQTIVADMPYAVPNRYIPKAKNWWNAISPEIEAAQNGLKTPEQALDDAQKAVEAQIQEYEATNK, from the coding sequence ATGTTTGGCAAGTTTAGCAAAAAGATTTTGTCCATGTTACTGGTTGTTTTACTGGTAGGATCACTTGGGGCATGCAGTAAGAGCACCGATACAAAAGCTCCTGCTACAGGGAATGGTACAGGAACAGAAACGGCGGGAGAGAAGCCGAAGGAAAAGGTTAAAATTACATACTGGCACATTTTTCCCGAAGGGGACGTATTTAAAAAGGTGCATGACAAATTAATTAAGGACTTTAATGCATCACAGGATGAGGTTTATGTAGAGGATTTAGGTATCAGTTTCTTTGATTTCTTATCTAAAATGGATACAGCAATACCGGCAGGAACCGGCCCTGATGTTGGATTCATGGGACTGGGAGATAATAATTTCCGAGCATCTTCCGGTGTCCTTGCCAACCTGAAGCCGTATATTGATAAGGAAGGCTTTGATATGAGCCAGTACTATGAATATGCAGTAAAAGATGTTACTTATGATGGCGGTATTTATGGTATGCCCATGATTTGGGGAACCCGTATGTTAGTTTATAACAAGCAGATGTTCCGTGATGCAGGACTTGATCCGGAAAATCCTCCTAAGACACTGGAACAACTGGAGGAATATGCAGATAAACTGACAAAGGTAGATGCAAAGGGAAATATTAAAGTTATGGGCTTTCATCCTTCATTAGGCAATGCTTCCTTTATGGATTATCTTGACGGACGCGGCGGCTCCTTCTTCGATGACAAGGATAATCCTACTATCACCAGCCAGACTGTATTAGATACCTTAAAGTGGTATGTTGATATGACGAATAAATACGGTGTAAAACAAGCTCAGTCTTTGAAATCCTCATCCGCAACCACCGGTATTGATCCATTCCTTGCAGGGTATGTTGCAATGGAAGTTAACGTAAATGACTTTTATAAGAAATTATCAGAATCAGATATTGATTACGGCATCTGCTCCATCCCGATTCCTGCAAACGGAGGTGTTCGCGCTGCTACAGGCGATGGTTTTGATTTAGAGGTATTTGACCACGGCGATCCTGCTAAGGTAGAAGCTGCCTGGAAGTTCGTTTCTTATATGACCAATGTTGAGAATCAGCAATACTGGGCTGTACAGAATAAATGGCCGGTTGCGAATCAAAAGGCTATGGAAACCAGCGAAGAGATTAAAGCAGATCCCAATTGGCAGACAATCGTTGCAGATATGCCCTATGCTGTACCGAATAGATATATTCCAAAGGCAAAGAACTGGTGGAATGCAATATCACCAGAAATTGAAGCAGCTCAGAACGGTCTGAAAACACCGGAGCAGGCTTTAGACGATGCACAGAAGGCAGTTGAAGCTCAGATTCAGGAATACGAAGCTACGAATAAATAA
- a CDS encoding carbohydrate ABC transporter permease: MNTNQKNMKPAAANKRSGLRMQTKEGILGYLFASPWILGFLIFTLYPVCSSLYYSFTSYNTLKPPKWIGFYNYIYMFTKDPLFTKSLVNTAYYAIISVPLGIAAGVLVAILLNQKVKGMRLFRTLFYLPTITSSVATALLWLWLMEPNFGLFNTFLGKIGIEGPGWLSDPAWSKPSLILMSLWTVGGGMLIYLAALQDVPQSLYESASIDGAGAMKQFFKITLPMITPTLFFNLITGVIGGLQVFNQAFIMTNGGPAYSTYFFAYHLYTKAFTEYSMGYASALAWVLLVITLVLSMIIFKTSNRWVYYDGDQK, encoded by the coding sequence ATGAATACAAACCAGAAAAATATGAAACCAGCAGCTGCGAATAAGCGCTCTGGTTTGCGCATGCAGACAAAAGAAGGAATCTTGGGATATCTATTTGCATCACCTTGGATTTTAGGCTTTCTAATCTTCACACTTTATCCCGTGTGTTCCTCGCTCTACTACAGTTTCACCAGTTATAATACCTTAAAGCCGCCGAAGTGGATAGGCTTTTATAATTACATCTATATGTTTACAAAGGACCCTCTTTTTACGAAGTCCCTAGTAAATACCGCATATTACGCAATTATAAGCGTACCCCTCGGAATCGCTGCCGGAGTGCTGGTTGCAATATTACTGAATCAGAAAGTAAAAGGTATGCGCTTATTCCGTACACTTTTTTATCTGCCTACAATAACCTCGTCGGTTGCTACGGCTCTTTTATGGCTGTGGTTAATGGAACCCAACTTTGGTCTCTTTAATACCTTCTTAGGTAAAATCGGAATCGAAGGTCCCGGATGGTTAAGTGATCCGGCATGGTCAAAGCCTTCCTTAATCTTGATGAGTCTTTGGACTGTCGGCGGAGGTATGCTCATTTATCTTGCCGCACTTCAAGATGTGCCCCAATCCTTATACGAATCGGCATCCATTGACGGAGCCGGCGCTATGAAACAGTTCTTTAAGATTACCCTGCCTATGATTACACCCACCCTCTTTTTTAATCTTATTACCGGCGTAATCGGCGGACTTCAGGTGTTTAACCAGGCTTTCATTATGACAAACGGTGGGCCGGCATACTCGACATACTTCTTTGCTTATCATTTATACACGAAGGCATTTACGGAATATTCCATGGGATATGCTTCAGCTCTGGCTTGGGTACTGTTGGTAATCACGCTGGTGCTTTCTATGATTATTTTCAAGACCAGTAACCGTTGGGTGTATTATGACGGTGACCAGAAATAG
- a CDS encoding glycoside hydrolase family 38 N-terminal domain-containing protein, whose protein sequence is MSKLYFIDGYHGGIRGHMPEGSWQDILHALESYPEWKISLEIEPESWKYLKNHDYKTYKKIEKMVSDPISGSRLEFISGSYAQPFCWAVNGESNIRQLLYGVKVIKEHFPGVVVDTYAVQEPCFTSSLPQILRQLGYARISLKNPTAWGGYMAKMPGEIIRLFSQDGSFLPAVPRYEGEELISCNATEASGYDFSSIEGFAEKCSLHGISAPAGMCLQDLGWSSKPLVKDIDVEYVTWREYFSRFGDRIKGEVLLSQEDVLTALPWGNRILQEMLRNVRHAENRVLQAEKLLAIAEAERGEREECHSLLEQAWKKLMQAQHHDGYICATCGEGTRMWAFQSNALVTDCCSMIDEITERAMLAVSGRRPQEINPGNEQWLRVYNTVGNPRLSQVECTLGFDYGIRDVKVYDEENNSLTSQLDPIRYYEDGSIGAAVLRFYVNSEGIGYTSYRVVPADTVSIGKGMAVKTAQNTIEVTNDYFQMVFDLQKGGSIVRLYDRETKRDYTEGVSGFGSLRGYLVKEEKFIDTLDLTVECNIKSNGPLYTELVFSGEFHEIEFENRVKITLHERRIDFETSINFMKDTEIGYPYEPAVEERYHGRKRSSCREDYKIGVQFPLGNSPVKVIKSAPYDIYESRLTDTRFDSWDTIKHNIVNGYADIYQESSNSGLAIFCDHVNGYSLVDNLFTLTLGFGYHSNFWWGYQPLRGRCKMKYSIMPHGLTWEEAYVPYEDSLLREPLLAERLPGKPDSIKLNVFSCENKSVETVSIIRCDGKSQVRLFHNSHKNEKLILKCSIPGFQGVSADLYGTSDGREADSIGKLEIKTLI, encoded by the coding sequence ATGAGCAAATTATACTTTATAGACGGATATCATGGGGGCATCCGCGGACATATGCCGGAGGGCTCCTGGCAGGATATCCTCCATGCCCTGGAAAGCTATCCGGAATGGAAGATTAGTCTGGAAATCGAACCGGAATCCTGGAAATATCTAAAAAACCATGACTATAAAACATACAAAAAAATAGAAAAAATGGTATCCGATCCGATATCTGGAAGCCGTCTGGAATTTATCAGCGGTAGCTACGCTCAGCCCTTTTGCTGGGCAGTAAACGGTGAGAGCAATATTCGCCAGCTGCTTTATGGGGTCAAGGTCATCAAGGAGCATTTTCCCGGAGTAGTCGTTGATACTTATGCGGTGCAGGAACCTTGTTTTACATCCTCGCTCCCTCAAATATTAAGGCAGCTTGGTTATGCAAGAATAAGCTTAAAGAACCCAACGGCATGGGGCGGGTATATGGCTAAAATGCCAGGAGAGATAATACGTCTGTTCAGTCAGGACGGTTCGTTTCTTCCTGCTGTTCCACGGTATGAAGGGGAAGAATTAATCAGCTGTAATGCAACGGAAGCTTCCGGCTATGACTTCTCATCCATTGAAGGCTTCGCAGAGAAGTGCAGCCTTCATGGAATTAGTGCCCCGGCAGGAATGTGCCTCCAGGACCTTGGATGGTCTTCGAAACCATTGGTAAAAGATATTGATGTAGAATATGTTACCTGGCGTGAGTACTTTAGCAGGTTTGGAGACCGCATCAAGGGAGAAGTCTTGTTATCACAGGAAGATGTGCTAACCGCTCTTCCCTGGGGTAACCGTATTCTGCAGGAGATGCTTCGGAATGTCCGCCATGCTGAGAATCGGGTACTGCAAGCTGAAAAATTACTTGCCATTGCGGAAGCGGAAAGGGGCGAAAGGGAGGAGTGCCATTCTCTGCTGGAGCAAGCATGGAAAAAGCTGATGCAGGCACAGCACCACGATGGTTATATCTGTGCTACCTGCGGAGAGGGAACCCGTATGTGGGCTTTTCAATCCAATGCTCTTGTAACTGATTGCTGTTCAATGATAGACGAGATTACTGAGCGTGCTATGCTAGCGGTATCCGGAAGGAGACCGCAGGAAATTAACCCTGGAAATGAACAATGGCTGAGAGTATATAATACGGTTGGTAATCCCCGCCTTTCCCAGGTGGAGTGTACACTGGGGTTTGATTATGGCATTCGTGATGTCAAAGTATATGATGAAGAGAATAACAGCTTAACCTCCCAGCTAGACCCAATCCGATATTACGAAGATGGCAGCATTGGAGCGGCCGTATTAAGATTCTATGTAAATTCCGAGGGCATCGGATATACTTCCTACCGCGTTGTTCCGGCAGATACGGTGTCAATTGGAAAAGGCATGGCGGTAAAGACGGCACAGAATACCATTGAAGTAACCAACGATTATTTTCAGATGGTTTTTGACCTGCAAAAAGGCGGTTCTATCGTACGGCTGTATGACAGGGAAACAAAGCGTGATTATACAGAAGGAGTATCGGGTTTTGGCTCTTTAAGGGGATACTTGGTAAAGGAAGAGAAATTTATTGATACACTGGATTTGACCGTTGAATGCAATATAAAATCCAATGGTCCCTTATACACAGAACTTGTGTTTAGCGGAGAATTTCATGAAATCGAATTTGAGAATAGGGTAAAGATTACTCTTCATGAACGCCGAATTGATTTTGAAACATCGATAAACTTTATGAAAGATACAGAAATAGGATATCCTTATGAACCTGCCGTGGAGGAAAGGTATCATGGAAGGAAAAGGTCCTCTTGCAGGGAAGATTACAAAATCGGAGTACAATTTCCTTTGGGAAACAGTCCGGTTAAAGTTATAAAAAGCGCTCCTTATGATATATATGAGAGCAGATTGACTGACACTCGTTTTGATTCCTGGGATACAATAAAACATAACATAGTAAATGGTTATGCAGATATCTATCAAGAGAGCTCCAACTCAGGACTGGCAATATTCTGTGACCATGTAAACGGTTATTCTCTGGTAGATAATCTTTTTACACTTACCTTGGGGTTTGGATACCATAGTAATTTTTGGTGGGGATATCAGCCTCTTAGAGGAAGATGCAAAATGAAATATTCCATAATGCCACATGGGCTTACTTGGGAAGAGGCTTATGTTCCTTATGAAGATTCCCTGCTCAGAGAACCGCTGCTGGCAGAACGCCTGCCCGGTAAACCTGATTCTATTAAATTAAATGTATTTAGCTGTGAAAATAAGTCAGTGGAAACCGTATCGATAATACGCTGCGATGGAAAATCACAGGTACGCCTGTTCCATAACAGCCATAAGAATGAAAAACTTATTTTAAAATGTTCTATTCCGGGTTTTCAGGGAGTTTCAGCCGATCTATACGGAACTTCCGATGGAAGAGAAGCGGATTCAATAGGAAAATTGGAAATTAAAACATTGATATAA
- a CDS encoding SGNH/GDSL hydrolase family protein, with translation MGFCFKENARLMGRFEIEDSSVKCAWVNSAVFVAFKGRSISMTAEDSEGNDYVEIVLDGIARNWINLKKGIHEYVVEGNLTEEEHILEIHKRTGILTGSISFHEFSLPEGGCFLNPPKCKNLRLEYFGDSITDGAGIGHPHEVAEATNLDDGYMSYVGISARMLNAEYHTMAICGIGVLQDARGNINGLPVHFAGTLGKDTTPWDFSQYPADGIVINLGQNDYSNTIDHQKYIHAYIDFIEDILARYTDPYVFCCVGTMNNNYLESVEKVVSHFNRSGNKKVYLVDLGLIHPEVEGWGGGFHPGYQTHYRMGLELAGFISDKTGWELQKRPVIATKC, from the coding sequence ATGGGTTTTTGTTTTAAAGAGAACGCGAGATTAATGGGAAGATTTGAAATAGAAGATAGTAGTGTAAAATGTGCATGGGTCAACAGCGCGGTATTTGTTGCCTTCAAAGGAAGGTCAATTAGTATGACAGCAGAGGATTCAGAGGGAAACGATTATGTTGAAATTGTTTTGGATGGCATCGCACGCAACTGGATTAACCTGAAAAAGGGCATTCACGAGTATGTGGTTGAAGGTAATTTAACGGAGGAGGAGCATATACTGGAGATTCATAAAAGAACCGGTATCTTAACCGGCAGTATATCATTTCATGAGTTCTCTTTACCGGAAGGCGGATGCTTTCTGAATCCTCCCAAATGCAAAAATCTCCGCCTTGAATACTTTGGTGATTCTATCACCGACGGAGCAGGAATCGGACATCCTCATGAGGTGGCAGAAGCTACGAATCTGGATGATGGTTACATGTCTTATGTGGGAATCAGTGCAAGGATGTTAAATGCAGAATACCATACGATGGCTATTTGCGGTATCGGTGTGCTGCAGGATGCAAGAGGTAATATTAACGGATTACCGGTGCATTTTGCAGGGACACTTGGCAAGGATACGACACCTTGGGATTTTTCGCAATATCCGGCAGATGGAATTGTGATTAATCTGGGACAGAACGATTATTCTAATACTATCGATCATCAGAAATACATCCACGCCTACATTGATTTTATTGAGGACATACTGGCAAGATATACAGACCCCTATGTTTTCTGTTGTGTTGGAACAATGAATAATAATTATCTTGAAAGCGTAGAAAAGGTAGTTTCCCATTTTAATCGGAGTGGAAATAAAAAAGTATACTTAGTGGATCTGGGATTGATTCATCCTGAGGTTGAAGGCTGGGGCGGTGGTTTTCACCCGGGATACCAGACCCATTATAGAATGGGTCTGGAACTTGCCGGTTTTATATCCGATAAGACAGGATGGGAGTTACAAAAGCGCCCGGTAATCGCAACGAAGTGTTAG